A genomic window from Pseudomonas alcaligenes includes:
- the ihfA gene encoding integration host factor subunit alpha: MGALTKAEMAERLYEELGLNKREAKELVELFFEEIRHALEDNEQVKLSGFGNFDLRDKRQRPGRNPKTGEEIPITARRVVTFRPGQKLKARVEAYAGTKS, translated from the coding sequence ATGGGGGCTCTGACGAAAGCTGAAATGGCGGAACGTCTGTATGAAGAGCTTGGCCTGAATAAGCGGGAAGCCAAGGAGTTGGTGGAGCTGTTTTTTGAGGAAATCCGCCACGCGCTGGAAGACAACGAGCAGGTCAAATTGTCCGGTTTCGGCAATTTTGACCTGCGCGATAAGCGTCAGCGCCCAGGTCGTAATCCCAAGACAGGCGAAGAAATCCCGATCACGGCTCGCCGTGTCGTCACCTTTCGTCCGGGCCAGAAATTGAAGGCCAGAGTAGAGGCATATGCTGGAACCAAGTCATAA
- the pheT gene encoding phenylalanine--tRNA ligase subunit beta, with translation MKFSEQWLRSWVNPAVSRDELVARLSMVGLEVDAVIPVAGQFSGVVVGEILSAEQHPDADKLRVCQVSNGSATFQVVCGAPNARAGIKIPFAMIGAELPGDFKIKQAKLRGVESQGMLCSASELQISDDNSGLMELAADAPVGQDIRAYLGLDDASIEIGLTPNRGDCLSLAGLAREVGAIYGAPVTAVSIAPVAAAHDEVRPVEVLAPKACPRYLGRVIRNVDLSKPTPLWMVERLRRSDIRSIDAAVDITNYVMLELGQPMHAFDLAEINGGIRVRMAEEGEKLVLLDGQEVSLRADTLVIADHNRALAIAGVMGGEHSGVSGKTRDLFLESAFFDTISVAGKARSYGLHTDSSHRFERGVDSQLARNAMERATELLLEIVGGEAGPIIEVASAADLPNVAPITLRAERISQMLSMDMDGAEVERLLTALGLGVTAQGAGQWLVSVPSHRFDISLEVDLIEELGRLYGYNRLPVRYPQARLAPQAKAEARAELPALRRLLVARGYQEAITYSFIDPKLFELFSPGVAPLQLANPISADMAAMRSSLWPGLVKALEHNLNRQQSRVRLFESGLRFVGQLEGLQQEAMLAGVISGSRLPEGWANGRESVDFYDLKADVEALLGYAGAADAFSFVPGEHPALHPGQTARIEREGRLVGFMGALHPELAKTLGLDQPVFLFELVLAEVATGRMPAFSELSRFPEVRRDLALLVDREQPAEAVLATIREAAGEWLTDLKLFDVYHGKGIDPHRKSLAVGLTWQHPSRTLNDDEVSTTTQNIITSLEERFNATLRK, from the coding sequence ATGAAATTCAGTGAACAGTGGCTGCGCAGCTGGGTAAATCCGGCCGTTTCGCGCGACGAACTGGTGGCCCGCCTGTCCATGGTCGGCCTGGAAGTGGACGCCGTGATCCCGGTCGCCGGCCAGTTCAGCGGCGTGGTGGTGGGCGAGATCCTCAGTGCCGAACAGCACCCGGACGCCGACAAGCTGCGCGTGTGCCAGGTCAGCAACGGCAGTGCCACCTTCCAAGTGGTCTGCGGTGCGCCCAACGCCCGTGCCGGCATCAAGATCCCCTTCGCCATGATCGGCGCTGAGCTGCCGGGCGACTTCAAGATCAAGCAGGCCAAGCTGCGCGGCGTGGAGTCCCAGGGCATGCTCTGCTCGGCCTCTGAGCTGCAGATCAGCGACGACAACAGCGGCCTGATGGAGCTGGCGGCAGACGCTCCGGTGGGCCAGGACATCCGCGCCTATCTGGGCCTGGACGATGCCAGCATCGAGATCGGCCTGACCCCCAACCGCGGCGACTGCCTGTCGCTGGCCGGCCTGGCGCGCGAAGTCGGTGCCATCTACGGCGCGCCGGTCACGGCGGTGTCCATCGCGCCGGTCGCCGCCGCCCATGACGAAGTGCGTCCGGTCGAAGTGCTGGCGCCCAAGGCCTGCCCGCGCTACCTGGGCCGGGTCATCCGCAACGTCGACCTGTCCAAGCCGACTCCGCTGTGGATGGTCGAGCGCCTGCGCCGTTCCGATATCCGCAGTATCGACGCCGCCGTCGACATCACCAACTACGTGATGCTCGAGCTCGGCCAGCCGATGCACGCCTTCGACCTCGCCGAGATCAACGGCGGCATCCGCGTACGCATGGCGGAAGAGGGCGAGAAGCTGGTCCTGCTGGACGGCCAGGAAGTCAGCCTGCGCGCCGACACCCTGGTGATCGCCGACCACAACCGCGCCCTGGCCATCGCCGGCGTGATGGGGGGCGAGCACAGCGGTGTCAGCGGCAAGACCCGCGACCTGTTCCTCGAGAGCGCCTTCTTCGACACCATCTCGGTGGCCGGCAAGGCTCGCTCCTATGGCCTGCATACCGACTCCTCGCACCGCTTCGAGCGTGGTGTGGACTCGCAGCTGGCGCGCAACGCCATGGAGCGCGCCACCGAGCTGCTGTTGGAGATAGTCGGCGGCGAAGCCGGCCCGATCATCGAAGTGGCCAGCGCCGCCGACCTGCCGAACGTCGCACCGATCACCCTGCGTGCCGAGCGCATCAGCCAGATGCTGAGCATGGACATGGACGGTGCCGAGGTCGAGCGCCTGCTCACCGCGCTGGGCCTGGGCGTGACCGCTCAGGGCGCTGGCCAGTGGCTGGTCAGCGTGCCGAGCCACCGCTTCGATATCAGCCTGGAAGTGGACCTGATCGAAGAGCTGGGCCGCCTGTACGGCTACAACCGCCTGCCGGTGCGTTACCCGCAGGCTCGTCTGGCGCCGCAGGCCAAGGCTGAAGCCCGTGCCGAGCTGCCGGCCCTGCGCCGCCTGCTGGTTGCTCGCGGCTATCAGGAAGCCATCACCTACAGCTTCATCGATCCCAAGCTGTTCGAGCTGTTCAGCCCGGGCGTGGCGCCGCTGCAGCTGGCCAACCCGATCTCCGCCGACATGGCCGCCATGCGTTCCTCGCTGTGGCCAGGCCTGGTCAAGGCGCTGGAGCACAACCTCAATCGCCAGCAGTCGCGCGTGCGCCTGTTCGAGAGCGGCCTGCGTTTCGTCGGCCAGCTCGAAGGTCTGCAGCAGGAAGCCATGCTGGCGGGTGTGATCAGCGGCAGCCGCCTGCCGGAAGGCTGGGCCAACGGCCGAGAGAGCGTGGACTTCTACGACCTCAAGGCCGACGTCGAGGCGCTGCTGGGCTATGCCGGTGCCGCCGATGCCTTCAGCTTTGTACCTGGCGAGCACCCGGCTCTGCATCCGGGCCAGACCGCGCGTATCGAGCGGGAAGGGCGCCTGGTCGGCTTCATGGGGGCGCTGCACCCGGAGCTGGCCAAGACCCTAGGCCTGGATCAGCCGGTGTTCCTCTTCGAGCTGGTACTGGCCGAAGTCGCCACCGGGCGCATGCCGGCGTTCAGCGAGTTGTCGCGCTTCCCCGAGGTGCGCCGTGACCTGGCGCTGCTGGTGGATCGCGAGCAGCCGGCCGAAGCCGTGCTCGCCACCATTCGCGAGGCCGCAGGCGAATGGCTGACTGACCTCAAGCTATTTGACGTCTATCACGGTAAAGGTATTGATCCACATAGAAAAAGCCTGGCAGTCGGCTTGACCTGGCAACATCCATCGCGCACTCTTAACGACGATGAGGTGAGTACAACTACGCAAAACATCATCACCTCGCTGGAAGAAAGGTTCAACGCCACGTTAAGGAAGTAG
- a CDS encoding restriction endonuclease codes for MSLPTYDQFIEPILRFLASRPDGAPAREAHEAAAHALQLSHTQRQETIASGQATYKNRAGWAHDRLKRSGLSSSAKRGIWKLTEAGLAFAQAHPAPLSPDQVEHLAIDFMDVKLKTASDAVALDAEPDAPLATSAATASPEERLEQALKELRASVAGDLLDSLLQVSPARFEVIVLDVLHRLGYGANREDLQQVGGSGDGGIDGVISLDALGLEKVYVQAKRWQNTVGRPELQAFYGALAGQKAKRGVFITTSGFSAQAVDFSRSVEGMVLVDGQRLVNLMMDHEVGVTSRLLKLPRLDSDYFDEEL; via the coding sequence ATGTCCCTACCCACCTACGACCAGTTCATCGAACCCATCCTGCGTTTTCTCGCCAGCCGCCCGGACGGCGCTCCAGCCCGCGAGGCACATGAGGCCGCTGCCCATGCACTGCAGCTGAGCCACACCCAGCGCCAGGAAACCATTGCCAGCGGCCAGGCCACTTACAAGAACCGCGCCGGTTGGGCCCACGACCGCCTCAAGCGCTCAGGGCTCTCCAGCAGCGCCAAGCGCGGCATCTGGAAGCTCACCGAAGCAGGCCTGGCATTTGCCCAAGCGCATCCCGCCCCGCTCTCACCCGATCAGGTCGAGCATCTGGCCATAGACTTCATGGATGTGAAATTGAAAACAGCCAGCGACGCGGTAGCTTTGGACGCGGAACCAGACGCTCCGCTCGCCACCAGCGCCGCTACCGCCAGTCCCGAAGAGCGCCTGGAGCAAGCTCTGAAGGAACTGCGCGCCAGCGTCGCCGGCGACCTGCTCGACAGCCTGCTGCAGGTCAGCCCGGCGCGCTTCGAGGTCATAGTGCTGGATGTGCTGCACCGCCTCGGTTACGGCGCCAACCGCGAAGACCTGCAACAGGTCGGCGGCAGCGGCGACGGCGGTATCGATGGAGTCATTTCACTGGACGCGCTGGGCCTGGAGAAGGTCTATGTGCAAGCCAAGCGCTGGCAGAACACCGTCGGCCGCCCGGAGCTGCAAGCCTTCTACGGCGCCCTCGCCGGCCAGAAGGCCAAGCGCGGCGTGTTCATCACTACCTCCGGCTTCTCCGCCCAGGCCGTCGACTTCTCCCGCTCGGTAGAGGGCATGGTGTTGGTCGACGGCCAACGCCTGGTCAATCTGATGATGGACCACGAAGTCGGCGTGACCTCGCGCCTGCTCAAACTGCCACGCCTCGATAGTGACTACTTCGACGAAGAGCTTTGA
- a CDS encoding MerR family transcriptional regulator — MLEPSHNDELPPIPGKRYFTIGEVSDLCAVKPHVLRYWEQEFPQLNPVKRRGNRRYYQRQDVLMIRQIRALLYDQGFTIGGARQRLSGDEAKDDTTQYKQLIRQMIAELEDVLLVLRK, encoded by the coding sequence ATGCTGGAACCAAGTCATAACGACGAGCTGCCGCCTATCCCTGGCAAACGCTACTTCACCATTGGCGAAGTCAGCGACCTCTGCGCCGTCAAGCCGCATGTTTTGCGTTACTGGGAGCAGGAGTTTCCCCAGCTCAATCCGGTGAAACGGCGGGGCAACCGCCGCTACTATCAGCGCCAGGACGTGCTGATGATCCGCCAGATCCGAGCCCTTCTGTACGACCAGGGTTTCACCATCGGCGGGGCGCGCCAGCGTCTCTCCGGCGACGAGGCCAAGGACGACACCACCCAGTACAAGCAGCTGATTCGGCAGATGATTGCCGAGCTTGAGGATGTTCTACTGGTACTGCGCAAATAA
- a CDS encoding NERD domain-containing protein, producing MNYLAILQPLLDTLKWLIPAMLLISLLKTPWFKGWFGERLVRVLAHYRLDRQVYRRLHDVTLPTPDGTTQIDHVFLSPFGIFVLETKNMRGWIFGSEQQAQWTQQIYKQRFKFQNPLRQNYKHLKALESALGVAPEHLHSVIAFVGGATLKTPMPANVTQGGGFIRYIKSFDQPVFSEEQIEAMQAALQSGRLAPTLATQREHVQRLKQRSDPNAERQCPRCGSALLVRTVKSGPKAGQRFWGCSAFPKCRTMQPLA from the coding sequence ATGAACTATCTCGCTATCCTCCAGCCGCTGCTCGACACTCTGAAATGGCTGATCCCGGCCATGCTGCTGATCAGCCTGCTGAAAACACCCTGGTTCAAGGGCTGGTTCGGCGAGCGGCTGGTGCGGGTGCTGGCCCACTATCGGCTGGATCGCCAGGTCTACCGGCGCCTGCATGACGTGACGCTGCCCACGCCGGACGGCACCACACAGATCGACCATGTGTTCCTCTCGCCCTTCGGCATCTTCGTGCTGGAGACCAAGAACATGCGCGGCTGGATCTTCGGCAGCGAGCAGCAGGCACAGTGGACGCAGCAGATCTACAAGCAGCGCTTCAAGTTCCAGAACCCGCTGCGGCAGAACTACAAGCACCTCAAGGCACTGGAGTCGGCCTTGGGCGTGGCGCCGGAGCATCTGCATTCGGTGATCGCCTTCGTCGGCGGCGCCACCCTGAAAACGCCGATGCCGGCCAACGTCACCCAGGGCGGCGGCTTTATCCGCTACATCAAGTCATTCGACCAACCGGTATTCAGCGAGGAGCAGATCGAAGCCATGCAGGCAGCCCTGCAAAGCGGCCGCCTCGCCCCGACCCTGGCCACCCAACGCGAGCATGTGCAGCGCCTCAAGCAACGCAGCGACCCAAACGCCGAGCGCCAATGCCCTAGGTGCGGTAGCGCCCTGCTGGTACGCACCGTCAAGAGCGGCCCCAAGGCCGGCCAACGCTTCTGGGGCTGCAGCGCCTTCCCTAAATGCCGCACCATGCAACCCTTGGCCTGA